The following proteins come from a genomic window of Tenebrio molitor chromosome 9, icTenMoli1.1, whole genome shotgun sequence:
- the LOC138138292 gene encoding trypsin-1-like, translating to MKTFLLVTLLVATASATLPKIGLFHPRERIINGQDAADGQFPYQISYQWGLLGFYQHVCGGSIISPTWILTAGHCVTEVPALGEYKIIAGITGLNENNADKQEINVIDKIVHPNFNGGVGPNDVALLRLATPLEFNDRVQPISLPAADSEPSGDTVLSGWGSISTSEFPEMPNQLQTADLPLLSLDDCSAAIDALLEPGEENPLSAESNVCTGPLSGGTGACSGDSGGPLAQDDTVIGIVSWGFTPCGSEGAPSVYTKVSNFIDFINENVSDLPK from the exons ATGAAGACATTTCTGTTGGTAACGCTCTTGGTGGCCACTGCTTCGG CAACCCTACCAAAGATCGGACTGTTCCATCCCCGCGAACGCATCATCAACGGCCAAGATGCCGCTGACGGTCAATTCCCCTACCAAATTTCCTACCAATGGGGACTTCTCGGCTTCTACCAGCACGTCTGCGGAGGCTCCATCATCTCCCCCACCTGGATCCTCACCGCCGGTCATTGCGTAACCGAAGTACCCGCCCTCGGAGAGTACAAAATAATCGCCGGAATCACAGGACTCAACGAAAACAACGCCGACAAACAGGAAATTAATGTTATCGACAAGATCGTCCACCCCAACTTCAACGGTGGTGTAGGACCCAACGACGTCGCCCTCCTCCGTCTCGCCACACCTTTGGAGTTTAACGACAGAGTGCAACCCATCAGTCTTCCCGCTGCCGATTCTGAGCCTTCCGGAGACACGGTTTTGTCCGGATGGGGCTCAATCTCCACCAGCGAATTTCCTGAGATGCCCAACCAATTGCAAACCGCTGACCTCCCGCTCCTTTCACTTGATG ACTGTAGCGCGGCAATAGATGCGCTTCTTGAGCCCGGTGAAGAGAATCCACTTTCTGCAGAGTCAAATGTTTGCACTGGACCTCTTTCTGGTGGCACTGGTGCTTGTTCTGGTGACAGTGGTGGTCCGCTGGCCCAGGACGATACCGTCATTGGAATCGTCTCTTGGGGATTCACACCTTGCGGGTCCGAGGGGGCACCTTCAGTATACACCAAAGTTAGCAACTTTATTGACTTTATCAACGAGAACGTCTCCGATTTGCCTAAATAA
- the LOC138138290 gene encoding sialin, with the protein MANICSQDLIPKRFVIAIMLFTACFVSYMMRVNMSINLIAMVEPAKTGGNLSIPECAVKKIENISSESEHYQHQTSIPDYGARYPWDSSLQSLILGSYFWGYTITCIPGGVLGERFGPTRTVMLSTLAAGFLTLLGPLMASWHYMGLIVARFLTGLCGGVIYPCLHCLVSRWAPPEEKGKFIGALLGGTLGTMVTWPLLGFIIESLGWSWSFFINGGIVLVWCVFWILLVADSPEAHSTISEEEKLYITKSLGDTIKRTKGLLPYKDIFLSVRFWALILLHFGNLWGLYFLMTAGPNFLSTVLGFNLGHTGILAALPYLARLIFGFIFGLIGDFIRKRNIVSTTVVRKGFILFSHIIPGVLLLILNLTGCDVNWSVILLTMSLGSNGASTLTNLQNSQDLAPNYAGSLYGIANCIGSTTGFITPLIVGQITANHNGLDEWHIIFCIGALVYIVCGLVFCIFGSAEIQPWNQVKQNEEPEKDGIQNPAFDNASEITVKMGENDDENTKV; encoded by the exons ATGGCCAACATTTGCTCCCAAG ATCTAATCCCTAAAAGATTCGTGATAGCTATAATGCTATTCACAGCATGTTTCGTCAGCTACATGATGAGAGTAAACATGTCCATCAATCTCATAGCTATGGTAGAGCCTGCCAAAACTGGAGGCAACCTATCAATCCCAGAATGTGCagtgaaaaaaatcgaaaacatCAGTTCAGAAAGTGAACACTATCAACACCAAACTTCAATTCCAGAT TACGGGGCACGATACCCTTGGGATTCTAGTCTTCAGAGTCTAATTCTGGGCTCTTACTTTTGGGGGTACACCATCACTTGCATcccaggtggggttctggggGAAAGATTCGGACCCACTAGAACTGTCATGTTGTCGACTTTGGCAGCCGGATTTTTGACTCTTTTGGGTCCTTTGATGGCCTCCTGGCACTACATGGGTCTAATCGTGGCAAGATTTTTAACCGGATTGTGTGGG GGAGTGATCTACCCTTGTCTTCATTGTCTAGTGTCGCGTTGGGCACCTCCCGAAGAGAAAGGCAAATTCATCGGGGCCCTTCTAGGTGGTACTCTTGGAACCATGGTGACCTGGCCCCTTTTGGGCTTCATCATCGAGAGTCTCGGTTGGTCTTGGTCGTTCTTCATCAATGGAGGGATTGTTCTGGTGTGGTGCGTTTTCTGGATTTTGCTAGTTGCTGACAGTCCCGAAGCACACTCGACCATAAGCGAGGAGGAGAAATTATACATCACCAAGAGCTTGGGGGACACGATCAAGCGTACCAAG GGACTCCTCCCCTACAAAGACATTTTCCTTTCGGTGCGATTCTGGGCTCTGATCCTGCTCCACTTTGGAAACTTGTGGGGGCTGTACTTTTTGATGACAGCCGGCCCCAACTTCCTCTCGACAGTTTTGGGTTTCAACCTAGGTCACACTGGAATCCTTGCTGCGCTTCCTTATTTAGCCCGACTCATCTTCggttttatctttggattgATCGGGGACTTCATCAGGAAAAGAAACATCGTGTCCACGACCGTGGTCAGGAAAGGATTCATCCTCTTTT cGCACATCATACCAGGAGTGCTACTCCTGATCCTGAACCTGACAGGATGCGATGTAAATTGGTCGGTGATTTTGCTCACGATGTCACTGGGCTCTAACGGCGCCTCCACTTtaacaaatttgcaaaattctcAAGATCTGGCACCGAACTATGCCGGCTCCTTGTACGGAATTGCCAACTGCATTGGAAGTACCACAGGATTTATCACGCCGCTGATCGTGGGACAAATTACAGCAAACCAT AATGGTCTGGACGAATGGCACATCATCTTTTGTATTGGTGCGCTGGTCTACATCGTCTGCGGTTTAGTATTTTGCATCTTTGGAAGCGCAGAGATACAGCCATGGAATCAAGTCAAACAAAATGAAGAACCAGAGAAAGATGGCATTCAGAATCCTGCTTTTGACAATGCCAGTGAGATTACGGTCAAAATGGGAGAGAATGATGATGAAAATACCAAAGTATAA
- the LOC138138289 gene encoding probable aconitate hydratase, mitochondrial produces the protein MAHCMRVLHRQGGKASSVLLTEIQIRCFHVSPLAAAASKVAMSKFDKDGLPYDKLVKNLEIVKKRLNRPLTLSEKVLYSHLYEPETQDIQRGTSYLRLRPDRVAMQDATAQMAMLQFISSGLKRVAVPSTIHCDHLIEAQTGGVKDLARAIDLNQEVYKFLSSAGNKYGVGFWKPGSGIIHQIILENYAFPGLLMIGTDSHTPNGGGLGGLCIGVGGADAVDVMASIPWELKCPQVIGVKLTGKLKGWTSPKDVILKVADILTVKGGTGAIVEYFGPGVNSISCTGMGTICNMGAEIGATTSIFPYNSRMRDYLNATKRAAIAGEADKVESVLLNSDEGAKYDQVIEINLDTLEPHVNGPFTPDLANPISKLGAAAKKNGWPNDIRVGLIGSCTNSSYEDMGRCASIVKEAMQHGLKSKIPFNVTPGSEQIRATIERDGIAQILRDFGGTVLANACGPCIGQWDRKDVKKGEKNTIVTSYNRNFTGRNDANPATHAFVTSPELVTALSIAGRLDFDPTKDELTGADGKKFKLSSPFGDELPTKGFDPGQNTYEEPVTDGSTVKVDVSPKSQRLQLLEPFDKWNGKDLENLVVLIKVKGKCTTDHISAAGPWLKYRGHLDNISNNMFIGATNAENGEMNKIKNQLTGEWGAVPDVARHYKANKVGWVAIGDDNYGEGSSREHAALEPRHLGGRAIIVKSFARIHETNLKKQGLLPLTFANPSDYDKIQPTDKIALRGLANLSPGKQVECEVKHADGKVDKIMLNHSLNELQIGWFKAGSALNRMKEIAAA, from the exons ATGGCGCACTGTATGCGAGTTTTGCATCGCCAA GGGGGCAAGGCCAGCAGTGTTTTGCTGACCGAAATCCAAATAAGATGTTTCCACGTCTCACCGCTGGCAGCCGCCGCTTCCAAAGTGGCCATGAGCAAGTTCGACAAAGATGGACTGCCATATGACAAACTAGTCAAAAATCTGGAGATAGTGAAAAAGAGGCTCAACAGGCCGCTAACTCTCTCCGAAAAAGTGCTCTATTCGCACTTGTACGAACCTGAAACTCAG GATATCCAACGCGGAACGTCCTACTTGAGACTACGACCTGACCGCGTGGCCATGCAAGACGCCACCGCACAAATGGCAATGTTACAATTCATCTCGAGCGGTCTGAAAAGAGTCGCCGTACCCAGCACGATCCACTGCGATCACTTGATCGAAGCCCAAACAGGCGGCGTTAAAGATTTAGCTCGCGCCATAGATCTCAACCAAGAAGTTTACAAATTCTTGAGCAGCGCCGGTAACAAGTATGGCGTAGGATTTTGGAAACCCGGCTCAG GTATCATCCATCAGATCATTTTGGAAAACTACGCCTTCCCGGGTCTTCTCATGATCGGTACCGACTCCCATACACCGAACGGGGGCGGTTTGGGCGGTCTCTGCATCGGAGTTGGCGGCGCCGATGCTGTCGACGTTATGGCTAGTATTCCCTGGGAATTGAAGTGTCCGCAAGTGATCGGAGTTAAATTAACTG GTAAACTGAAAGGCTGGACTTCCCCCAAAGACGTCATCTTGAAGGTGGCCGACATCCTGACCGTCAAAGGCGGCACCGGCGCCATCGTCGAATACTTCGGCCCCGGCGTCAATTCCATCTCCTGCACCGGAATGGGCACGATCTGCAACATGGGTGCCGAGATCGGCGCCACCACTTCAATCTTTCCCTACAACAGTCGCATGCGCGACTACCTCAACGCCACCAAACGTGCAGCAATCGCCGGCGAAGCCGACAAGGTCGAATCTGTACTGTTGAACTCGGACGAAGGGGCCAAATACGACCAAGTGATCGAGATCAACCTCGACACTCTGGAACCGCACGTCAACGGACCTTTCACACCCGACTTGGCCAATCCGATCAGCAAATTGGGAGCCGCAGCTAAGAAGAACGGGTGGCCCAACGACATCAGAGTCGGCTTGATCGGATCTTGCACGAACAGCTCCTACGAAGACATGGGTCGCTGTGCGAGCATCGTGAAGGAAGCGATGCAGCACGGATTGAAGTCGAAGATTCCGTTCAACGTCACGCCAGGCTCGGAACAAATCAGGGCTACGATCGAGAGGGATGGGATTGCGCAAATTTTGAGAGATTTTGGGGGCACG GTGCTTGCCAACGCTTGTGGCCCTTGCATCGGTCAGTGGGACCGCAAAGACGTGAAAAAAGGCGAGAAGAACACCATCGTAACATCCTACAACCGCAACTTCACCGGTCGCAACGACGCCAACCCCGCGACTCACGCTTTCGTGACTTCCCCAGAATTAGTAACAGCACTGAGTATCGCCGGTCGTTTGGATTTCGATCCCACCAAAGACGAATTGACCGGAGCCGACGgaaagaaattcaaactgaGTTCACCGTTCGGTGACGAACTTCCCACGAAAGGATTCGATCCCGGACAGAACACGTACGAAGAACCCGTCACAGACGGCAGCACCGTCAAAGTAGACGTCAGTCCCAAGTCGCAAAGATTGCAGCTCTTGGAACCCTTTGACAAGTGGAACGGCAaagatttggaaaatttggtCGTCTTGATCAAAGTGAAAGGGAAGTGCACCACGGATCACATCTCGGCTGCGGGACCCTGGTTGAAATACCGCGGCCACCTCGATAATATTTCCAACAACATGTTCATCGG GGCCACGAACGCAGAGAACGGCGAGATGAACAAGATCAAGAACCAGCTGACGGGAGAATGGGGTGCCGTCCCCGACGTGGCGCGCCACTACAAGGCCAACAAAGTGGGGTGGGTGGCCATCGGCGACGACAACTACGGCGAGGGGAGCTCCAGGGAGCACGCCGCACTCGAACCCAGACACTTGGGAGGACGCGCCATCATCGTGAAATCTTTCGCGCGCATCCACGAAACCAACCTTAAAAAACAGGGACTCTTGCCTTTGACATTCGCGAATCCTAGTGATTACGATAAGATCCAACCCACCGATAAGATTGCTCTTAGAGGTCTGGCAAATCTGTCGCCCGGAAAACAGGTCGAGTGCGAGGTCAAACACGCGGACGGGAAAGTAGACAAGATCATGCTGAACCACTCGCTTAACGAGCTGCAAATCGGCTGGTTCAAAGCGGGAAGTGCACTCAATCGCATGAAGGAAATCGCAGCAGCTTAA
- the Ate1 gene encoding arginyl-tRNA--protein transferase 1 isoform X1, which produces MGDRSFVYWYSTLERHLCGYCKNEQGNVSHGMWAKTLTVEDYQNLIDRGWRRSGNYCYKPLMNEICCPMYTIKCNVLNFQLSKSQKKVVKKFNKFLKDGVLNKNENHPVATENSDNIAEFFHKEAPAHLSQELHDSNLLLESDKTVVSDTDNQSTSQSEHNAVLSKSEVRNAPAAKSSVETPKTGVGADPNKPPCKKAKVLRMERKKEKLLKRGMSLEKINVKNNEQKTVEEFLNDVSQDNQHKLKLELINTGRHGKEWEKLKRIEFALYKKYQMCVHNDPPEKCTMEGFLRFLVNSPLQHVRFTKESEVGFGSFHQLYWLDDKLIAVGVIDILPKCVSAVYFFYDPDYRDLTLGTYGSLREVEFARSLHQMVPSIENYYMGFYIHSCPKMRYKGKLTPSFLLCPETYHWIPIEKCVPKLEVSKYSRLEDDDTAVDENLCSGRDLDETKILYNRKLVLLKQYKRKYNVQSLFETIGQLIGQKCSKSIIFIGDN; this is translated from the exons ATGGGGGACAGAAGTTTTGTTTACTGGTATTCAACTCTTGAGAGGCATTTGTGTGGTTATTGCAAAAACGAACAGGGAAACGTGTCTCATG GAATGTGGGCAAAAACCCTCACTGTTGAAGACTACCAAAATTTGATTGACAGAGGATGGAGGAGGTCTGGAAATTATTGCTACAAACCCCTCATGAACGAGATTTGTTGTCCAATGTACACAATCAA gtgCAACGTTTTGAATTTCCAATTGTCCAAGTCGCAGAAGaaggttgtaaaaaaatttaacaagttTCTGAAAGATGgggttttaaataaaaatgaaaatcatcCAGTAGCGACCGAAAATTCTGATAACATTGCAGAGTTTTTCCATAAAGAGGCACCTGCACACTTAAGTCAAGAGCTTCATGATAGTAATCTCTTGTTAGAGAGTGATAAAACAGTTGTATCAGACACAGATAATCAAAGTACTAGTCAGTCTGAGCACA ATGCTGTGTTAAGTAAGTCAGAGGTTAGAAATGCTCCTGCAGCAAAAAGTAGTGTTGAGACGCCAAAAACTGGTGTTGGAGCAGATCCCAACAAGCCACCATGCAAAAAAGCTAAAGTCCTCAGGATGGAGAGGAAGAAGGAGAAGTTACTTAAGCGTGGGATGAGTTTGGAGAAGATTAATGTGAAGAATAATGAACAGAAGACAGTAGAGGAGTTCCTGAATGATGTCTCACAAGATAATCAGCATAAATTAAAg CTTGAGTTGATCAATACGGGTCGCCACGGCAAGGAGtgggaaaaattgaaaagaatCGAATTTGCcttgtacaaaaaatatcaaatgtgTGTTCATAACGATCCGCCTGAAAAGTGTACAATGGAGGGTTTTCTAAGATTTCTAGTAAACTCGCCACTTCAG CATGTAAGGTTTACTAAGGAATCAGAGGTGGGATTCGGATCGTTCCACCAACTCTATTGGCTAGATGACAAACTCATAGCGGTGGGAGTTATCGACATTCTCCCAAAATGTGTGAGTgctgtgtattttttttacgatCCTGATTACAGAGATCTCACTCTGGGGACGTACGGGTCGTTACG TGAAGTTGAATTTGCTAGGAGCCTGCATCAGATGGTACCGTCCATAGAGAACTACTACATGGGTTTCTACATACATTCTTGCCCGAAGATGAGGTACAAGGGTAAACTGACACCGTCGTTTCTTCTTTGCCCCGAAACTTACCACTGGATCCCCATCGAAAAGTGTGTACCGAAACTCGAAGTCAGTAAATATTCCAGGTTGGAAGACGACGACACCGCCGTCGACGAAAATCTATGTTCCGGTAGAGATTTAGACGaaactaaaattttgtacaacaGAAAACTTGTACTTTTGAAGCAGTACAAAAGGAAGTACAATGTCCAGAGTTTGTTTGAAACAATTGGACAGTTGATTGgtcaaaaatgttcaaaatcgaTCATTTTTATTGGTGATAATTGA
- the Ate1 gene encoding arginyl-tRNA--protein transferase 1 isoform X2 codes for MGDRSFVYWYSTLERHLCGYCKNEQGNVSHGMWAKTLTVEDYQNLIDRGWRRSGNYCYKPLMNEICCPMYTIKCNVLNFQLSKSQKKVVKKFNKFLKDGVLNKNENHPVATENSDNIAEFFHKEAPAHLSQELHDSNLLLESDKTVVSDTDNQSTSQSEHNAVLSKSEVRNAPAAKSSVETPKTGVGADPNKPPCKKAKVLRMERKKEKLLKRGMSLEKINVKNNEQKTVEEFLNDVSQDNQHKLKITLEQIHENHKHFRLTADLFAKYQISVHNETPDDCDDIQYVNFLIDSPLQHVRFTKESEVGFGSFHQLYWLDDKLIAVGVIDILPKCVSAVYFFYDPDYRDLTLGTYGSLREVEFARSLHQMVPSIENYYMGFYIHSCPKMRYKGKLTPSFLLCPETYHWIPIEKCVPKLEVSKYSRLEDDDTAVDENLCSGRDLDETKILYNRKLVLLKQYKRKYNVQSLFETIGQLIGQKCSKSIIFIGDN; via the exons ATGGGGGACAGAAGTTTTGTTTACTGGTATTCAACTCTTGAGAGGCATTTGTGTGGTTATTGCAAAAACGAACAGGGAAACGTGTCTCATG GAATGTGGGCAAAAACCCTCACTGTTGAAGACTACCAAAATTTGATTGACAGAGGATGGAGGAGGTCTGGAAATTATTGCTACAAACCCCTCATGAACGAGATTTGTTGTCCAATGTACACAATCAA gtgCAACGTTTTGAATTTCCAATTGTCCAAGTCGCAGAAGaaggttgtaaaaaaatttaacaagttTCTGAAAGATGgggttttaaataaaaatgaaaatcatcCAGTAGCGACCGAAAATTCTGATAACATTGCAGAGTTTTTCCATAAAGAGGCACCTGCACACTTAAGTCAAGAGCTTCATGATAGTAATCTCTTGTTAGAGAGTGATAAAACAGTTGTATCAGACACAGATAATCAAAGTACTAGTCAGTCTGAGCACA ATGCTGTGTTAAGTAAGTCAGAGGTTAGAAATGCTCCTGCAGCAAAAAGTAGTGTTGAGACGCCAAAAACTGGTGTTGGAGCAGATCCCAACAAGCCACCATGCAAAAAAGCTAAAGTCCTCAGGATGGAGAGGAAGAAGGAGAAGTTACTTAAGCGTGGGATGAGTTTGGAGAAGATTAATGTGAAGAATAATGAACAGAAGACAGTAGAGGAGTTCCTGAATGATGTCTCACAAGATAATCAGCATAAATTAAAg ATCACTCTAGAACAAATCCACGAAAACCACAAACATTTCCGATTAACTGCCGATTTGTTTGCAAAGTATCAAATTTCCGTGCATAACGAGACTCCCGACGATTGTGATGACATTCAGTATGTCAATTTCTTAATTGATTCGCCTCTGCAG CATGTAAGGTTTACTAAGGAATCAGAGGTGGGATTCGGATCGTTCCACCAACTCTATTGGCTAGATGACAAACTCATAGCGGTGGGAGTTATCGACATTCTCCCAAAATGTGTGAGTgctgtgtattttttttacgatCCTGATTACAGAGATCTCACTCTGGGGACGTACGGGTCGTTACG TGAAGTTGAATTTGCTAGGAGCCTGCATCAGATGGTACCGTCCATAGAGAACTACTACATGGGTTTCTACATACATTCTTGCCCGAAGATGAGGTACAAGGGTAAACTGACACCGTCGTTTCTTCTTTGCCCCGAAACTTACCACTGGATCCCCATCGAAAAGTGTGTACCGAAACTCGAAGTCAGTAAATATTCCAGGTTGGAAGACGACGACACCGCCGTCGACGAAAATCTATGTTCCGGTAGAGATTTAGACGaaactaaaattttgtacaacaGAAAACTTGTACTTTTGAAGCAGTACAAAAGGAAGTACAATGTCCAGAGTTTGTTTGAAACAATTGGACAGTTGATTGgtcaaaaatgttcaaaatcgaTCATTTTTATTGGTGATAATTGA